A window of Aeromicrobium sp. A1-2 contains these coding sequences:
- a CDS encoding GNAT family N-acetyltransferase, with amino-acid sequence MSPGWPVELKRGHIGVRPLHRRDARTWVRLRAANADWLSPWEATLPREAGRPATSYVGMIGTLRRRARLGQAMPFVLTWDDEMVGMLTVNGITWGSAQWASLGYWVARSHAGRGVTPTAVALVSDHLLTTVGLHRIEVSIRPENAASLRVVQKLGFTEVGLAPRYLHIAGDWRDHRVFQVLAEDVPAGLVARLDPPS; translated from the coding sequence GTGAGCCCGGGCTGGCCGGTCGAGCTGAAGCGTGGGCACATCGGCGTACGTCCGCTGCACCGCCGAGATGCCCGCACCTGGGTGCGCCTGCGGGCGGCCAACGCTGACTGGCTCAGTCCGTGGGAGGCGACGCTGCCTCGCGAGGCGGGCCGGCCGGCCACCTCGTATGTCGGCATGATCGGCACGTTGCGACGCCGAGCGCGACTCGGCCAGGCGATGCCATTCGTCCTGACGTGGGACGACGAGATGGTTGGCATGCTGACTGTCAACGGCATCACGTGGGGCTCGGCCCAGTGGGCAAGTCTCGGCTACTGGGTCGCCAGGAGCCATGCCGGCCGCGGTGTCACCCCGACCGCCGTGGCGCTGGTGTCGGACCACCTGCTCACGACGGTCGGCCTGCACCGCATCGAGGTCTCGATCAGGCCCGAGAACGCGGCCAGCCTTCGCGTCGTCCAGAAGCTCGGGTTCACCGAGGTCGGCCTCGCCCCGCGATACCTGCACATTGCGGGGGACTGGCGAGATCATCGGGTCTTCCAGGTGCTTGCCGAGGACGTTCCGGCCGGCCTCGTTGCGCGCCTGGACCCCCCCTCCTGA
- a CDS encoding molybdenum cofactor biosynthesis protein B, translating into MTTPNRRAAVVVASNRASAGVYQDTTGPLIVEALRGWGFDVGEPAVVGDGPPVAEAISAALAEGVAVVVSTGGTGINPTDRTPEATRPLLDRELPGVAEAIRARGVANGVPTAMLSRGLAGVAGSAVVVNLPGSRGGVKDGLAVLAVVLPHAVDQVAGGDHVRDDLPGGSA; encoded by the coding sequence GTGACAACCCCGAACCGGAGGGCGGCGGTCGTCGTCGCGTCCAACCGCGCCTCGGCAGGTGTCTACCAGGACACAACAGGCCCGCTGATCGTGGAAGCACTGCGTGGCTGGGGTTTCGACGTCGGTGAGCCGGCGGTCGTCGGCGACGGCCCGCCCGTTGCCGAGGCGATCTCCGCGGCGCTGGCCGAAGGTGTCGCCGTGGTCGTCTCGACGGGTGGCACCGGCATCAACCCGACCGACCGCACGCCCGAGGCGACCCGGCCACTGCTGGACCGTGAGCTGCCCGGCGTGGCAGAGGCGATCCGGGCCCGCGGAGTCGCCAATGGAGTGCCGACCGCGATGCTGTCCCGAGGACTGGCCGGAGTTGCCGGATCCGCCGTCGTGGTCAACCTGCCGGGGTCGCGTGGCGGCGTCAAGGACGGCCTCGCCGTCCTCGCCGTCGTCCTGCCGCACGCCGTGGACCAGGTCGCCGGGGGCGATCACGTGCGTGATGACCTGCCCGGCGGCAGCGCGTGA
- the moaC gene encoding cyclic pyranopterin monophosphate synthase MoaC, translating into MSGSLSHLDSQGHARMVDVTAKDVTSRSATARGRVEVSARVIELLRGEGVPKGDAIATARIAGIMATKRTPDLIPLCHPLAIGGVEVDLVVGDDAVAITATVRTADRTGVEMEALTAVSVAALTMVDMVKAVDKLARITDIEVVAKSGGKSGDWTRS; encoded by the coding sequence GTGAGCGGCTCCCTCAGCCACCTGGACAGCCAGGGCCACGCGAGGATGGTCGACGTGACCGCCAAGGACGTCACCTCCCGCAGCGCGACCGCGCGGGGGCGGGTCGAGGTCAGCGCTCGGGTCATCGAGCTGTTGCGCGGCGAGGGTGTTCCCAAGGGTGATGCGATCGCGACGGCGCGCATCGCCGGGATCATGGCGACCAAGCGCACTCCCGATCTGATCCCGTTGTGCCATCCGCTGGCGATCGGGGGAGTCGAGGTCGATCTGGTCGTCGGTGACGATGCCGTGGCGATCACCGCGACGGTCCGGACCGCCGACCGCACCGGCGTCGAGATGGAGGCGTTGACCGCGGTCAGCGTCGCCGCGCTGACCATGGTCGACATGGTCAAGGCGGTCGACAAGCTCGCCCGGATCACTGACATCGAGGTTGTCGCCAAGTCGGGCGGCAAGAGCGGCGACTGGACCCGGTCGTGA
- the glp gene encoding gephyrin-like molybdotransferase Glp, whose product MSPGETDGESEQNMLPLGPDDQQASVAGTSQGTASEDAVTQSVPQPPPAPTPATPAPAEPVDGAAAVSATPAAPAGTTTRPRPASVREGLLTVEDHLEKILRGIGPLGAYDQPLVESLGLPLHEAFVSPSDLPLFDNSAMDGYAIRAEDVVGASREQPVALPVVGEIAAGSARPFAISAGTAVKIMTGAPIPRGADSVIPFEKTDRGNARVEIYESTKPGACIRPKGDDVKTGETVLDEGTVLGPREIGLLAALGAPRVKARPRPRVVVISTGSELREPGTHLDYDSINDGNSYMLAAAVRAAGAICYRVGAVDDNPRTFRKVLSEQLVRADLVVTSGGISKGDHDVVKETLSALGTVDFVEVAMQPGKPQGFGRVFDEQTPIITLPGNAVSAYVSFEVFVLPAIRRMMGRTPYRRPMVHAVLASDLRSTPGIRQYVRGVFEVTHRGAKVTPIQGNGSHLVGALAKANALIIVGEDQTALNLGDTVRTLVLDRPF is encoded by the coding sequence ATGTCCCCAGGAGAAACCGACGGCGAATCGGAGCAGAACATGCTGCCGCTCGGTCCGGACGATCAACAAGCCTCCGTCGCGGGAACCTCGCAGGGCACCGCATCCGAGGACGCGGTGACGCAGTCGGTGCCCCAGCCTCCGCCCGCACCGACCCCCGCGACGCCCGCGCCGGCCGAGCCGGTGGACGGTGCCGCGGCCGTCAGCGCGACTCCGGCTGCACCCGCCGGCACGACCACGCGACCACGACCCGCGAGCGTCCGCGAGGGATTGTTGACGGTCGAGGACCACCTCGAGAAGATCCTGCGCGGAATCGGCCCGCTGGGCGCCTACGACCAGCCTCTCGTCGAGTCGCTGGGTCTGCCGCTGCACGAGGCCTTCGTCAGCCCGTCCGACCTGCCGTTGTTCGACAACTCCGCGATGGACGGATACGCGATCCGCGCCGAGGACGTCGTCGGTGCGAGCCGTGAGCAGCCAGTCGCCCTGCCGGTCGTCGGTGAGATCGCCGCGGGCTCCGCCCGACCGTTCGCGATCAGCGCCGGCACCGCGGTCAAGATCATGACCGGAGCGCCGATACCGCGCGGTGCCGACTCGGTCATCCCGTTCGAGAAAACCGATCGCGGCAACGCCCGCGTCGAGATCTACGAGTCCACCAAGCCGGGTGCGTGCATCCGACCCAAGGGCGATGACGTCAAGACTGGCGAGACGGTTCTGGATGAGGGCACGGTCCTCGGACCGCGAGAGATCGGCCTGCTGGCCGCACTCGGCGCACCTCGCGTCAAGGCCCGCCCGCGTCCCCGGGTCGTCGTCATCTCTACCGGCAGCGAGCTCCGTGAGCCCGGCACCCACCTGGACTACGACTCGATCAACGACGGCAACAGCTACATGCTGGCCGCAGCCGTCCGCGCTGCCGGGGCGATCTGCTATCGAGTCGGTGCGGTCGACGACAATCCCCGGACGTTCCGCAAGGTGCTGTCCGAGCAGCTCGTGCGCGCGGACCTGGTCGTGACCAGCGGCGGCATCAGCAAGGGCGACCACGATGTGGTCAAGGAGACGCTGTCAGCGTTGGGCACGGTCGACTTCGTCGAGGTCGCGATGCAGCCGGGAAAGCCGCAGGGCTTCGGTCGGGTCTTCGACGAGCAGACCCCGATCATCACGCTGCCGGGCAATGCCGTGTCGGCCTACGTCTCGTTCGAGGTGTTCGTGCTCCCGGCGATCCGACGCATGATGGGCCGTACGCCTTACCGTCGGCCGATGGTCCATGCGGTCCTGGCGTCCGACCTGCGGTCGACGCCCGGCATCCGGCAGTACGTCCGAGGGGTCTTCGAGGTCACCCACCGGGGCGCCAAGGTCACCCCGATCCAAGGCAACGGGTCTCACCTGGTCGGAGCGCTGGCCAAGGCCAATGCGCTGATCATCGTCGGTGAGGACCAGACCGCACTCAATCTCGGCGACACCGTCCGCACCCTCGTGCTGGATCGGCCGTTCTGA
- a CDS encoding UTP--glucose-1-phosphate uridylyltransferase produces MSGLVKAQQRMAAADVPQRAIDVFSSFYAQLQDGRSGMIREVDVDPLEGIEHAGSLHLTDEECREAAAVTAVIKLNGGLGTSMGLDRAKTLLPVRSDLNFLDVIVGQVLHLRETLDVPLPLLFMNSFRTRDDTLSALSRYDLAVGGLPIDFLQNREPKLRADDLSPVDWPADPSLEWCPPGHGDLYTALEVSGILDALIDAGFRYATVSNADNLGAAPDPSMMGWFAASGAPYAAEVCRRTPADVKGGHIVVRRSDGRLVLRETAQTAAEDADAAADPERHRFFHTNNLWFDLAVVKETLAARGGILGLPLIRNDKTVDPTDPTSTKVVQIESAMGAAVEVFDGATAIEVDRSRFLPVKTTNDLLLLRSDVYGVGADFRLRSQVDAVPLVDLDRRFFTTIADFDARLPEVPSMVDAHSLTVKGDWRFGRDVAVRGDVTLEDTGAAESVPAATRLG; encoded by the coding sequence ATGTCCGGACTGGTGAAGGCTCAGCAGCGTATGGCCGCGGCCGACGTGCCGCAACGCGCGATCGACGTGTTCTCCTCGTTCTACGCCCAACTCCAGGACGGACGGAGCGGAATGATCCGCGAGGTCGACGTGGATCCGCTTGAGGGGATTGAGCACGCCGGCTCGCTCCACCTCACCGACGAGGAGTGCCGCGAGGCGGCGGCCGTCACGGCGGTCATCAAGCTCAACGGCGGTCTCGGCACGTCGATGGGCCTCGACCGGGCCAAGACGCTGTTGCCGGTGCGATCGGACCTGAACTTCCTCGACGTCATCGTCGGCCAGGTGCTGCATCTGCGCGAGACGCTTGACGTGCCGCTCCCGCTGCTGTTCATGAACAGCTTCCGCACCCGCGACGACACGCTGTCGGCGTTGTCGCGCTACGACCTGGCGGTCGGTGGGTTGCCGATCGACTTCCTGCAGAATCGTGAGCCCAAGCTGCGTGCCGACGATCTCTCGCCGGTGGACTGGCCGGCCGACCCGTCGCTCGAGTGGTGCCCGCCGGGCCACGGCGACCTCTACACCGCGCTCGAGGTGTCCGGGATCCTCGACGCGCTGATCGACGCGGGGTTCCGCTATGCCACGGTCTCCAACGCCGACAACCTGGGCGCGGCACCTGACCCGTCGATGATGGGCTGGTTCGCGGCCTCGGGGGCGCCGTACGCGGCAGAGGTCTGCCGGCGCACGCCTGCGGACGTCAAGGGCGGACACATCGTGGTGCGCAGGAGCGATGGGCGACTCGTGCTGCGCGAGACCGCGCAGACCGCCGCGGAGGATGCCGACGCTGCCGCTGACCCGGAGCGCCATCGCTTCTTCCACACCAACAACCTGTGGTTCGACCTGGCGGTCGTCAAGGAGACTCTCGCGGCGCGCGGTGGCATCCTCGGCCTGCCGCTGATCCGCAATGACAAGACCGTCGACCCCACCGACCCGACCTCGACCAAGGTCGTGCAGATCGAGTCGGCGATGGGTGCGGCCGTCGAGGTGTTCGACGGCGCGACCGCGATCGAGGTCGACCGTTCACGGTTTCTCCCGGTCAAGACCACCAACGACCTGCTGCTCCTGCGGTCGGACGTCTACGGGGTCGGTGCGGACTTCCGGCTCCGCTCGCAGGTCGACGCGGTACCACTGGTCGACCTGGATCGACGCTTCTTCACAACGATTGCAGACTTCGACGCACGGCTCCCCGAGGTGCCCTCGATGGTCGATGCGCACTCGCTGACGGTCAAGGGCGACTGGCGATTCGGTCGTGACGTGGCCGTGCGGGGCGATGTGACGCTCGAGGACACCGGCGCGGCCGAGAGCGTCCCCGCTGCCACACGGTTAGGCTGA
- a CDS encoding 5-formyltetrahydrofolate cyclo-ligase — protein MAKARARDDLLARRRAMTVGERAEAADAIALQALAVPIVARARRVACYLSMPFEPGTGPLVASLHARGIEVIVPLSLADHTLDWVSYDPEAPIATTGLGIPEPDGDRLGADALLSCDVVIVPALAVDHAGHRLGRGAGYYDRVLAGLRAPACAVVFTHELLAEVPHEAHDVPVQMALTPAGLFRVP, from the coding sequence GTGGCGAAGGCACGAGCACGCGACGATCTGTTGGCCCGCCGTCGCGCGATGACCGTCGGGGAACGTGCCGAGGCCGCCGACGCGATCGCCCTCCAGGCCCTCGCCGTGCCGATCGTGGCACGGGCCCGACGAGTCGCCTGCTACCTCTCGATGCCGTTCGAGCCGGGCACCGGCCCGCTCGTGGCGTCGCTGCACGCCCGCGGCATCGAGGTCATCGTGCCGCTGAGCCTGGCCGACCACACGCTGGACTGGGTCTCGTACGATCCGGAGGCGCCGATCGCGACGACCGGGCTGGGCATTCCAGAGCCGGACGGCGACCGGCTGGGTGCCGACGCGCTTCTTTCATGCGACGTCGTGATCGTCCCAGCCCTCGCCGTCGACCACGCAGGGCACCGGCTCGGCCGCGGCGCGGGTTACTACGACCGCGTGCTGGCCGGTCTGCGCGCGCCAGCGTGCGCTGTGGTCTTCACGCACGAGCTGCTGGCGGAGGTGCCCCACGAGGCGCACGACGTGCCGGTGCAGATGGCACTGACCCCCGCTGGCCTGTTCCGGGTCCCCTGA